A region from the Agrobacterium cucumeris genome encodes:
- a CDS encoding TonB-dependent siderophore receptor produces the protein MFLSRLALGTAAVVLMAPVMGHAQETTVLREITVEGQGAENATGPVRGYVAKKSATGSKTDTETKDIPQSVSVVGRQEMDDRGAVTKIDEVLRYTPGVTAEPFGTDPDTDWFYIRGFQATQTGVFLDGLNLFSYGFGGFQMDAYGLERVEVLKGPASVLYGGANPGGIVQLVRKQTQDTPVRETEIGINNFGNAFFGFDFGDKVDAEGVWKYRVTGKVSGGDNYTDYSEDLRGFIMPQITFEPDAQTSATLYGYFSALDQVHVGNGFLPYVGTVVDAPFGKLDRKAFYGEPDIDNGRVYQSMVGYEVSHEFDNGWKISQNARYGHLYKHETGPYPGGWANADANGQPILDATTNDYMLTRFGYDGLSKADSFGVDNRIEGQFETGAVSHSLLFGLDYKYYKLDQVQACCGSNAIGALKPVYGSTQGTNFVYADNVVTQQQIGIYAQDQLRFGDGWLVTLNGRYDYVDTELNNRLPTGASFRSNDDALSGRAGLAYEFDNGLTPYVSAATFFNPLIDTLADGTPAAPEEGHQFEAGVKYEPTFFDGSITASVFKLVKDNAIVSYTAGGVTTSGQFGQVESTGFELEAKVNLSDNWKALASYSYTDLEITRDANPNLIGKSPWIVPTNTASLWVDYAFTDDTFEGLSIGGGVRYQGKSWADAANTLRVPDAAVFDAAIRYEKNDWTASINVANVFDKEYVKSCAGVSVCGWGDSRTITFKLAKKW, from the coding sequence ATGTTTTTGAGCCGCCTGGCTTTGGGAACGGCTGCCGTTGTTTTGATGGCGCCGGTGATGGGCCACGCACAGGAAACGACTGTTCTGCGGGAAATCACCGTCGAAGGTCAGGGGGCGGAAAATGCCACGGGCCCGGTCCGTGGCTATGTCGCGAAGAAAAGCGCGACCGGTTCGAAAACCGACACGGAAACGAAAGATATTCCGCAATCCGTATCCGTTGTTGGCCGACAGGAAATGGATGACCGCGGCGCCGTGACCAAAATCGACGAGGTGCTGCGCTATACGCCCGGTGTGACGGCTGAGCCCTTCGGCACCGACCCGGATACTGACTGGTTTTACATTCGCGGTTTTCAGGCCACCCAGACCGGCGTGTTCCTCGATGGGCTGAACCTGTTCAGCTATGGTTTCGGCGGTTTCCAGATGGATGCCTATGGTCTGGAGCGGGTGGAAGTCCTCAAAGGGCCGGCCTCGGTGCTGTATGGCGGCGCCAATCCCGGCGGTATCGTGCAGCTGGTCCGCAAGCAAACTCAGGATACGCCGGTTCGTGAAACGGAAATCGGCATCAACAATTTCGGCAATGCCTTTTTCGGTTTCGATTTCGGCGACAAGGTGGATGCTGAGGGCGTGTGGAAATACCGCGTCACCGGCAAGGTTTCCGGCGGCGATAATTACACTGATTACTCAGAGGATCTGCGCGGCTTCATCATGCCGCAGATCACCTTCGAGCCGGATGCGCAGACAAGCGCCACGCTCTACGGATATTTCTCGGCGCTCGATCAGGTGCATGTCGGCAACGGCTTCCTGCCTTATGTCGGCACCGTGGTCGACGCACCCTTCGGCAAGCTCGACCGCAAGGCCTTTTATGGCGAACCGGATATCGACAATGGCCGTGTCTACCAGTCGATGGTGGGTTACGAAGTCAGCCATGAATTCGATAATGGCTGGAAGATCAGCCAGAACGCCCGTTATGGCCACCTCTACAAGCACGAGACCGGACCCTATCCGGGCGGTTGGGCCAATGCCGACGCCAATGGCCAGCCGATCCTCGATGCCACCACCAACGACTATATGCTGACCCGCTTCGGTTATGACGGCCTGTCGAAGGCGGATAGTTTCGGCGTTGACAACCGCATTGAAGGCCAGTTCGAAACCGGTGCGGTCAGCCATTCGCTGCTCTTTGGTCTCGACTATAAATATTACAAGCTGGATCAGGTGCAGGCCTGCTGCGGATCGAATGCGATCGGCGCGCTCAAGCCAGTCTATGGCTCGACGCAGGGAACGAATTTCGTTTATGCCGACAATGTCGTGACCCAGCAGCAGATCGGCATCTACGCCCAGGACCAGCTGCGTTTCGGCGATGGCTGGCTGGTGACGCTCAACGGCCGTTACGATTATGTCGATACGGAGCTGAACAACAGGCTGCCAACAGGCGCGTCCTTCCGCTCCAATGACGATGCGTTGAGCGGCCGGGCCGGCCTTGCCTATGAATTCGACAATGGCCTGACACCCTATGTCTCGGCCGCCACCTTCTTCAATCCGCTGATCGATACGCTTGCGGATGGCACCCCTGCCGCACCTGAGGAGGGACACCAGTTCGAGGCTGGCGTCAAATATGAGCCGACCTTCTTTGATGGCAGCATCACTGCCTCCGTCTTCAAGCTGGTCAAGGACAATGCCATCGTGTCCTATACGGCTGGCGGCGTCACCACGAGCGGTCAGTTCGGACAGGTGGAATCCACCGGCTTCGAGCTGGAAGCCAAGGTCAATCTTTCCGATAACTGGAAGGCCCTTGCTTCCTATTCCTACACCGATCTTGAGATTACCCGTGATGCCAATCCCAACCTGATCGGCAAATCCCCCTGGATCGTGCCCACCAACACCGCATCCCTGTGGGTGGATTACGCCTTCACCGATGATACGTTTGAAGGCCTCAGCATCGGCGGTGGGGTGCGCTATCAGGGTAAGTCCTGGGCGGATGCGGCAAATACGCTGCGCGTTCCGGATGCGGCGGTCTTCGATGCCGCGATCCGTTACGAGAAGAACGACTGGACGGCATCCATCAACGTCGCGAATGTCTTCGACAAGGAATATGTCAAGAGCTGCGCCGGTGTCTCGGTCTGCGGCTGGGGCGATAGCCGCACCATCACCTTCAAGCTCGCAAAGAAGTGGTAA
- a CDS encoding helix-turn-helix transcriptional regulator, translated as MAFRVRMENEIEGFAVIGGPRSRVWNGIVADLWDVRCAPKAGGRYVGKDPRFVFLLDMDGSDDGRFMMNRSHRDNYGSSKANRISFVPADLDVHAELSNVSFVRHLDLHFDAGLLGARLVQGFDPHGLLDPHLMFEDERLLALARLIAAECDNPDPLHDLYGESLVLALLTDFLKVKREPVKKRSKLAAWQLRAATDYIREHCLRSIRLEELAELTNLSQSHFSHAFKASTGVPPHQWQMQARIDRVKELMMRPDMALTDIAIASGFSDQAHFSRVFRKMVGVSPSVWQKIRQ; from the coding sequence ATGGCTTTCCGCGTGCGGATGGAAAATGAGATCGAGGGCTTTGCCGTCATCGGCGGCCCGCGCTCCAGGGTATGGAACGGCATTGTCGCCGATCTCTGGGATGTGCGTTGCGCGCCAAAAGCGGGCGGCCGTTATGTCGGCAAGGACCCGCGGTTTGTTTTTCTGCTCGATATGGACGGGAGCGATGACGGCCGGTTCATGATGAACCGCTCCCACCGCGACAATTACGGTTCCTCCAAGGCGAACCGGATTTCCTTCGTGCCCGCCGATCTGGATGTGCATGCGGAGCTCAGCAATGTTTCCTTCGTGCGTCATCTCGATCTGCATTTTGATGCGGGTTTGCTGGGCGCGCGGCTGGTGCAGGGGTTTGACCCGCACGGCCTGCTCGATCCGCATCTGATGTTCGAGGATGAGCGCCTGCTGGCGCTGGCCCGGCTGATCGCCGCCGAATGTGATAATCCAGACCCCTTGCATGACCTCTACGGCGAAAGCCTCGTGCTGGCGCTGCTGACGGACTTCCTCAAGGTAAAGCGGGAACCGGTCAAGAAACGCAGCAAGCTCGCTGCCTGGCAGTTAAGAGCGGCGACCGACTATATCCGTGAACATTGCCTGCGCTCTATCCGGCTGGAGGAACTGGCGGAGCTTACCAACCTGTCACAATCCCATTTCAGCCACGCCTTCAAGGCTTCCACCGGCGTGCCTCCGCACCAATGGCAGATGCAGGCGCGTATCGATCGCGTCAAGGAACTGATGATGAGGCCTGACATGGCGCTGACCGACATTGCCATTGCCAGCGGGTTTTCAGATCAGGCGCATTTCTCCCGCGTCTTCCGCAAGATGGTTGGTGTTTCGCCCTCCGTCTGGCAAAAAATCCGCCAATAA